The Papaver somniferum cultivar HN1 chromosome 3, ASM357369v1, whole genome shotgun sequence genome includes a region encoding these proteins:
- the LOC113359081 gene encoding uncharacterized protein LOC113359081: MSPDNKTTLDNVLRMTEMKDSDKYLGVTLLMGRDKTKALKPILQSFGSRLKNWKGKTMNHSARTTMVKHVLNTLPSHQMGSFRIPKTMISQMETLQRQFWWGKEKGIFFIGWNKLMIRKALGGLGFRNLEHFNTALLDKVAWRTCNDEDYLCFTILKAKYAKNDNFLHLEKLQDDCSWLWRSIYSGLEIIKQHTIWVVRCGTKISIWLDCWVIGLNSPPVPIVGSSSYNNFNLACDLYLPGTREWNINTINTLFSQDVVNLILNMQIPNSGEDFII; the protein is encoded by the coding sequence ATGAGTCCAGATAACAAAACTACCCTAGATAATGTCCTTAGAATGACTGAAATGAAGGACTCAGATAAGTACTTAGGAGTCACTTTGTTAATGGGAAGGGATAAAACTAAAGCTTTGAAACCTATTCTTCAGTCTTTTGGTTCTAGGCTCAAAAACTGGAAAGGTAAAACCATGAATCACTCTGCTAGAACAACTATGGTGAAACATGTGCTAAACACTCTTCCTTCCCACCAAATGGGTAGTTTTAGAATACCTAAAACTATGATATCTCAAATGGAAACTTTACAAAGACAATTCTGGTGGGGAAAAGAAAAAGGTATTTTCTTTATAGGCTGGAATAAGCTCATGATACGTAAAGCTTTGGGAGGCTTAGGTTTTAGGAATTTAGAACACTTTAATACTGCTCTTCTAGATAAAGTAGCTTGGAGAACTTGTAATGATGAGGATTATCTATGTTTCACAATTCTTAAAGCTAAGTATGCTAAAAATGATAACTTTCTGCATTTAGAAAAACTTCAAGATGACTGCTCTTGGTTATGGAGAAGTATCTACTCTGGATTAGAGATCATTAAACAGCACACAATTTGGGTTGTTAGATGTGGTACTAAGATTAGCATTTGGCTAGATTGTTGGGTTATAGGACTTAATAGCCCACCTGTTCCGATTGTAGGATCATCTAGTTATAATAATTTTAACTTAGCTTGTGATTTATATTTGCCAGGCACAAGAGAGTGGaatataaacaccattaatacttTGTTTTCCCAAGATGTTGTAAACCTGATCCTAAATATGCAGATTCCAAATTCTGGAGAAGACTTTATCATTTGA
- the LOC113355418 gene encoding F-box/kelch-repeat protein At3g06240-like, which yields MSSIPEEMYHEILLRVPVRSLLVCKSVCKKWYALITSSNFVNAHLNLTTEKNNPLLMLKALSWDTNSSLFFSIGYDSLASCSVLGENDSVDAIEMGYPFKSLGYHSFKLLGSSNGLICMAMFGRYNKNLLCVWNPATREYDEIQPTLSSIEPYDSVRLHAFGYDCKSDDYELAIGVQTDGRESSTLVQVYSLASHSWKTQKTIPYWFHGEEKSGVIFNGDFHWFAAPLGQDSYLLLAFDISDDTFKEMQLPKELLKYRYQDLFLGVLEGRLWILVSSNMSFQFEVWKMMVFENLGLSIVSLPMRVFSIPCFILGLCYLLRMG from the coding sequence ATGTCAAGTATTCCGGAAGAGATGTACCATGAAATCCTATTAAGAGTACCAGTGAGATCATTACTTGTATGTAAGTCTGTCTGCAAGAAATGGTATGCCCTGATCACTTCCTCTAATTTTGTTAATGCTCATCTTAATCTCACTACCGAGAAAAATAACCCTCTTCTCATGCTTAAAGCTTTATCCTGGGATACCAACAGTAGTCTATTTTTCTCAATAGGTTATGATTCATTAGCATCATGTTCGGTTTTGGGTGAAAATGATTCAGTTGATGCCATTGAAATGGGTTACCCATTCAAGTCTTTAGGTTATCATAGTTTTAAGTTATTGGGTTCATCCAATGGTCTAATTTGCATGGCGATGTTTGGTCGTTATAATAAGAATTTATTATGTGTTTGGAACCCAGCCACAAGAGAATATGATGAAATACAGCCAACGTTATCATCAATTGAACCATATGACAGTGTTCGGTTACATGCTTTTGGTTATGATTGCAAGAGTGATGATTACGAGTTGGCAATAGGTGTCCAAACTGATGGAAGGGAGAGTAGTACACTAGTCCAAGTCTATTCTTTAGCATCACATTCATGGAAAACCCAGAAAACCATACCTTATTGGTTtcatggggaagaaaaatctgGTGTGATTTTTAATGGAGACTTTCATTGGTTTGCAGCACCACTAGGTCAAGACAGCTATTTATTACTCGCTTTTGATATCAGTGATGATACTTTTAAAGAAATGCAACTACCGAAAGAACTTTTGAAGTATAGGTACCAAGACTTGTTTCTGGGAGTGTTGGAAGGGCGCCTCTGGATACTTGTCAGCTCAAATATGAGTTTTCAGTTCGAAGTATGGAAGATGATGGTGTTCGAGAATCTTGGACTAAGCATTGTGTCATTGCCCATGAGAGTATTTTCTATACCCTGCTTTATTTTAGGCTTGTGTTATCTTTTAAGAATGGGGTGA